The proteins below come from a single Plantactinospora sp. KBS50 genomic window:
- a CDS encoding ATP-binding cassette domain-containing protein — protein MTTPAPLVLEGHDLVKEYVSRGGGLGLFGVGRRTHRAVDHVDLQLRAGESVAVVGESGAGKTTVGRMLARLEDPTSGRVLLRGDDVTAAHGRRLRGFRRQVQIVFQNPYESLDPRHSIQAAVREPLDINGVGDQAERRDLVLEALEVVGLRPAARFVDSLPAEISGGQRQRVAIARALVLQPSVLIADEPVSMLDASIRSSVLNLLADLRAELGLAVVFVTHDLAIARFMSERLIVMYAGQVVEQGPTDEVIGRPAHPYTRLLLSASAGREVDTPAATPDADRAATPDADRAATPDADRAADPAAGSTRTGCRFAARCPFAAPECRAGDVALVPVAAGHQARCLFTERVRQAPPPVT, from the coding sequence ATGACGACACCGGCTCCGCTCGTGCTGGAGGGGCACGACCTGGTCAAGGAGTACGTCTCGCGGGGCGGCGGCCTGGGCCTGTTCGGGGTGGGCCGGCGTACCCACCGCGCCGTCGACCACGTCGACCTGCAACTGCGTGCCGGCGAGTCGGTCGCCGTGGTCGGCGAGTCCGGCGCCGGCAAGACGACCGTGGGCCGGATGCTGGCCCGGCTGGAGGATCCCACCTCCGGGCGGGTACTGCTGCGGGGCGACGACGTCACCGCGGCGCACGGCCGGCGGCTGCGCGGCTTCCGGCGCCAGGTCCAGATCGTCTTCCAGAACCCGTACGAGTCGCTGGACCCGCGGCACAGCATCCAGGCCGCGGTCCGGGAGCCGCTGGACATCAACGGCGTCGGCGACCAGGCCGAGCGGCGAGACCTGGTGCTGGAGGCGCTGGAGGTGGTCGGCCTGCGCCCGGCCGCCCGTTTCGTCGACAGCCTGCCGGCCGAGATCAGCGGGGGGCAGCGGCAGCGGGTGGCGATCGCCCGTGCCCTGGTGTTGCAGCCGAGCGTCCTCATCGCCGACGAGCCGGTGTCCATGCTGGACGCGTCCATCCGGTCCAGCGTGCTCAACCTGCTCGCCGACCTGCGGGCCGAACTCGGCCTGGCCGTCGTCTTCGTCACGCACGACCTGGCGATCGCCCGGTTCATGTCGGAGCGGCTGATCGTGATGTACGCCGGCCAGGTCGTCGAGCAGGGGCCGACGGACGAGGTGATCGGCCGGCCCGCGCACCCCTACACCCGGCTGCTGCTGTCGGCCTCGGCCGGGCGGGAGGTCGACACCCCCGCCGCCACCCCGGACGCCGACCGGGCCGCCACCCCGGACGCCGACCGGGCCGCCACCCCGGACGCCGATCGCGCCGCCGACCCGGCCGCCGGCTCGACCCGTACCGGCTGCCGGTTCGCCGCCCGCTGCCCGTTCGCCGCCCCCGAATGTCGCGCCGGGGACGTCGCGCTCGTCCCGGTCGCGGCCGGCCACCAGGCCCGGTGCCTGTTCACCGAGCGGGTGCGCCAGGCTCCACCACCGGTCACCTGA
- a CDS encoding ABC transporter ATP-binding protein translates to MTALLEIDNLGVSYRLRTGHLHAVTDVSLRLDAGEALGIVGESGCGKTTVVQAVMRLLPGNAATTPASRVRLAGRELTTLPEETFRREIRWKQLSMVFQSAMNSLNPVATVGRLLTRVVRLHSPGVSRAAAMDRAVALLARVGLEAQVAGRYPHELSGGMRQRVVIAMSLVATPAVVIADEATTALDVVVQAQILAELTALQRQRGLSMLVVSHDIDVIAHVCDRIAVMYAGEVVESGPTAQVLHAPRHPYTAALLGSLPRLTGPRHRLATLPGGPPELTTLPPGCRFAARCPIAAPACVAAPPPQTTASGQRGARCHFAGDPRIANVLAGQRP, encoded by the coding sequence ATGACCGCGCTGCTGGAGATCGACAACCTCGGCGTCAGCTACCGCCTGCGCACCGGCCACCTGCACGCCGTCACCGACGTCTCGCTGCGGCTGGACGCGGGGGAGGCGCTCGGCATCGTGGGCGAGTCCGGGTGCGGCAAGACGACGGTGGTGCAGGCCGTGATGCGGCTGCTGCCGGGCAACGCGGCGACGACGCCCGCGTCCCGGGTACGGCTGGCCGGCCGCGAACTGACCACGCTGCCCGAGGAGACGTTCCGCCGGGAGATCCGCTGGAAGCAGCTCTCGATGGTCTTCCAGAGCGCGATGAACTCGCTGAACCCGGTGGCCACCGTCGGCCGGCTGCTCACCCGGGTGGTGCGGCTGCACTCGCCCGGGGTGTCCCGGGCCGCCGCCATGGACCGGGCCGTCGCGCTGCTGGCCAGGGTGGGCCTCGAAGCGCAGGTGGCCGGCCGCTACCCGCACGAACTCAGCGGCGGCATGCGGCAGCGGGTGGTCATCGCGATGAGCCTCGTGGCCACCCCGGCCGTGGTCATCGCCGACGAGGCCACCACCGCGCTCGACGTCGTGGTGCAGGCGCAGATCCTGGCGGAGCTGACCGCGCTGCAACGCCAGCGCGGCCTGTCGATGCTGGTCGTCTCGCACGACATCGACGTCATCGCGCACGTCTGCGACCGGATCGCGGTCATGTACGCCGGCGAGGTCGTCGAATCGGGTCCGACGGCGCAGGTCCTGCACGCGCCCCGGCACCCCTACACCGCGGCCCTGCTGGGCTCGCTGCCGCGGCTGACCGGGCCGCGGCACCGGCTGGCCACCCTGCCGGGCGGCCCACCCGAGCTGACCACCCTGCCGCCGGGCTGCCGGTTCGCGGCGCGCTGCCCGATCGCCGCCCCGGCCTGCGTGGCGGCACCACCACCGCAGACCACGGCGTCGGGCCAGCGCGGCGCCCGCTGCCACTTCGCCGGCGATCCGCGGATCGCCAACGTGCTTGCCGGACAGCGGCCATGA
- a CDS encoding ABC transporter permease — translation MTDAVRTAGGPAPGRAGPGARRRRVQAFLRGYADYRPGVVASAVLALVVLLAVIRPVLGLSDPTAFSRDILVAPGSAHLLGTDHFGRDLLSRTLAGAQTALYVAVFSAALSLVLGVLLGSLAGHFGGWVDDLLSRIFDVFILIPAFFLLVLVVALFGSSIWLVILVIGLTSWPSSARIMRSQVLTYRTRGFVEAARAVGAGPVRLLARHIVPNGIGPVITNTTILMGQAILTEAGLSFLGLSDPNTISWGRMVFEGQAYLASSVWMSLVPGVALLLTVSCLNIAGDGLTLAFAPGGTGRIRRVTP, via the coding sequence ATGACCGACGCTGTCCGTACCGCCGGGGGACCCGCCCCGGGCCGCGCCGGCCCCGGCGCGCGCCGCCGCCGCGTCCAGGCGTTCCTCCGCGGCTACGCCGACTACCGGCCCGGGGTTGTCGCGAGCGCGGTGCTGGCCCTCGTGGTGCTGCTCGCGGTGATCCGCCCGGTGCTGGGGCTGAGCGACCCGACGGCCTTCAGCCGCGACATCCTGGTCGCGCCGGGCTCGGCGCACCTGCTCGGCACCGACCACTTCGGTCGCGACCTGCTCAGCCGGACCCTGGCCGGCGCGCAGACCGCGCTGTACGTCGCGGTGTTCTCGGCCGCGCTGTCGCTCGTGCTCGGGGTGCTGCTGGGCAGCCTGGCCGGGCACTTCGGCGGGTGGGTGGACGACCTGCTGAGCCGGATCTTCGACGTGTTCATCCTCATCCCGGCGTTCTTCCTGCTGGTGCTGGTGGTCGCGCTGTTCGGCTCCAGCATCTGGCTGGTCATCCTGGTCATCGGCCTGACCAGCTGGCCCAGCTCGGCCCGGATCATGCGCTCCCAGGTGCTGACCTACCGCACCCGGGGCTTCGTGGAGGCCGCCCGGGCGGTGGGGGCCGGCCCGGTCCGGCTGCTGGCCCGGCACATCGTGCCCAACGGCATCGGGCCGGTGATCACCAACACCACCATCCTGATGGGGCAGGCGATCCTCACCGAGGCCGGGCTGAGCTTCCTCGGGTTGAGCGACCCCAACACGATCAGCTGGGGCCGGATGGTCTTCGAGGGCCAGGCGTACCTCGCCTCCAGCGTCTGGATGAGCCTCGTCCCGGGCGTCGCGCTGCTGCTGACCGTGAGCTGCCTGAACATCGCCGGGGACGGGCTCACCCTCGCCTTCGCCCCCGGCGGCACCGGCCGGATCCGGAGGGTCACGCCATGA
- a CDS encoding ABC transporter permease — translation MRVLRYLLRRVVQLVPAMLAIVVIEFTLIHLAPGDVARIMAGDNQDPEYIASVREQLGLDQPLPRQFLTYFLGLLRGDLGESSTYGQPVTTVIGQRLWPTVLLLGTSLVLAAVLGTVVGTWLSRRLGSTVDTVVSLAAVGSYSIPVFWFSLLLILVFGVWLHALPTSGMISPGGQPGGWSAAGDIAAHMVLPVAALSSVYLGQYLRLSRTTVHDTLQEDYVKAARAAGFSERTIMFRFALRNALLPIVTVFGLHMGLVLAGAVLTETVFSWPGLGSLLYQAILARDIPLVTGTYFIVGLTVLVATVLTDLCYSWLDPRVEYR, via the coding sequence ATGAGGGTGCTCCGGTACCTGCTGCGGCGGGTGGTCCAACTCGTCCCGGCCATGCTGGCCATCGTCGTCATCGAGTTCACGCTGATCCACCTGGCGCCCGGCGACGTGGCCCGGATCATGGCCGGCGACAACCAGGACCCGGAGTACATCGCCTCGGTGCGGGAACAGCTCGGGCTGGACCAGCCGTTGCCCCGGCAGTTCCTCACCTACTTCCTCGGCCTGCTCCGCGGCGACCTCGGCGAGTCCTCGACCTACGGGCAGCCGGTCACGACCGTCATCGGCCAGCGGCTGTGGCCCACGGTGCTGCTGCTGGGCACCAGCCTCGTCCTCGCCGCGGTGCTGGGCACCGTCGTGGGCACCTGGCTCAGCCGCCGCCTGGGCTCCACCGTCGACACGGTGGTCAGCCTGGCCGCAGTCGGCTCGTACTCGATCCCGGTGTTCTGGTTCAGCCTGCTGCTGATCCTGGTCTTCGGCGTGTGGCTGCACGCGCTGCCCACCTCGGGGATGATCAGCCCCGGCGGGCAACCCGGCGGCTGGAGCGCCGCCGGCGACATCGCGGCGCACATGGTGCTGCCGGTGGCCGCCCTATCGTCGGTCTATCTCGGCCAGTACCTGCGGCTGTCCCGGACCACGGTGCACGACACGCTCCAGGAGGACTACGTCAAGGCCGCGCGGGCGGCCGGCTTCAGCGAGCGCACCATCATGTTCCGGTTCGCGCTGCGCAACGCCCTGCTGCCGATCGTCACGGTGTTCGGGCTGCACATGGGGCTGGTGCTGGCCGGGGCCGTGCTCACCGAGACCGTCTTCTCCTGGCCCGGCCTGGGATCGCTGCTGTACCAGGCCATCCTGGCCCGCGACATTCCGCTGGTGACCGGCACGTACTTCATCGTCGGGCTCACCGTCCTGGTCGCCACCGTGCTGACCGACCTGTGCTACTCGTGGCTCGATCCGAGGGTGGAATACCGATGA
- a CDS encoding GntR family transcriptional regulator, which translates to MARQTVLVQLPGGGAVELSLDRESEVALHVQLFEQIKHFIGTNRLPQGHELPSVRTLARHLGVSTVTVGRAIEALRDRGLVETVAGKGVYVVDFARASDGRTGEERLQDFAALVVSQALTVGLDPALVAAAINGLIRSGRRRRDPRRIVVIDEFDSVDVEVDSLRRSLAGEGIDVAGIKLGEIEANAELIDRAGTIIAAPHCYGLVRQRLEHRIGDIVGLTLNLDPEVAADLRALPPDTRVLLVATVPAFIGWMSYAVSSLSLLDQTPEAVSMTNRRALAGSLSGADVVVYGSGCRRDLPGLIPDGVRGVELRHVVDGDSLESLRSRLKALLLAEEDGEPA; encoded by the coding sequence GTGGCACGTCAAACCGTACTAGTTCAGCTGCCGGGCGGCGGCGCGGTCGAGCTTTCCCTGGACCGCGAGTCCGAGGTCGCGCTGCACGTGCAGCTCTTCGAGCAGATCAAGCACTTCATCGGCACCAACCGGCTGCCGCAGGGCCACGAGCTGCCGTCGGTGCGTACGCTCGCCCGACACCTGGGGGTCTCCACGGTCACCGTGGGCCGGGCGATCGAGGCGTTGCGGGACCGCGGGCTGGTGGAGACCGTCGCCGGCAAGGGCGTCTACGTCGTCGACTTCGCCCGCGCCTCCGACGGGCGTACCGGCGAGGAACGGCTCCAGGACTTCGCGGCCCTGGTGGTGAGCCAGGCGCTCACGGTCGGTCTCGACCCCGCGCTGGTGGCCGCGGCGATCAACGGCCTGATCCGGTCGGGCCGGCGCCGCCGCGACCCGCGGCGCATCGTCGTGATCGACGAGTTCGACTCGGTGGACGTGGAGGTCGACAGCCTCCGGCGCAGCCTGGCCGGGGAGGGCATCGACGTCGCCGGCATCAAGCTCGGGGAGATCGAGGCCAACGCGGAGCTGATCGACCGGGCGGGCACGATCATCGCGGCGCCGCACTGCTACGGCCTGGTCCGGCAGCGGCTGGAACACCGGATCGGCGACATCGTCGGGCTCACCCTCAACCTCGACCCCGAGGTGGCGGCCGACCTGCGGGCGCTGCCGCCGGACACCCGGGTGCTGCTGGTGGCCACCGTGCCCGCCTTCATCGGCTGGATGTCGTACGCGGTCAGCAGTCTGAGCCTGCTCGACCAGACGCCCGAGGCGGTCTCCATGACCAACCGGCGGGCGCTGGCCGGGTCGCTGTCCGGCGCCGACGTGGTGGTCTACGGCAGCGGCTGCCGCCGCGACCTGCCCGGGCTGATCCCGGACGGGGTGCGCGGCGTCGAGCTGCGGCACGTGGTGGACGGCGACTCGCTGGAGTCGCTCCGGTCCCGGCTCAAGGCCCTGCTGCTCGCCGAAGAGGACGGCGAGCCGGCATGA